A genome region from Brooklawnia propionicigenes includes the following:
- a CDS encoding DUF2126 domain-containing protein translates to MTIRIALKHQTTYRFDRPTTVNPHTVRLRPAPHTRTPIEAYSLSVVPGDHFINWQQDPFGNYLARLVFPEPVNELQFTVDLIADMTVINPFDFFVEEYAAEMGWSYPDELATDLQPYLHQVPAELDSPADGDLVDQWIASRLPESQWRDCGLRTVDFLVRLNEAVRDDVAYTTRMEPGVQTPGYTLSRAIGSCRDSAWLLVSILRRFGLAARFVSGYLVQLAADMEPVDGPAGVKHDFTDLHAWAEVYIPGAGWVGLDATSGLFAGEGHIPLSCTPHPSTAAPITGSTGIAEVEFSFSNEVTRIHEDVRVTKPLSDDQWDAIDTLGQVVDAGLANEDIALTMGGEPTFVSAAETASPQWNSAADGPEKRQLAAKLTDKLRQRWADGGLVHHGQGKWYPDEPLPRWQMTLAWRTDGEPIWHHPALLVNPWTKPSATAGTDALAHQIAARLGIADEFVLPVYEDTVQAAVSAAQLPWGPRPDIDPDPSDELLANEHARQQLVDRLDDAATEPAGWVIPVFVDPDDPDGGSWATTRWRPRRRAIFLTAGSSPIGLRLPLNALAWGAAPDIVRNADGDATRPLPDGHQTSVKPARELPIESAPRTALAIEERDGHLFCFLPPIDRLDDALRLIATIEDACAALQTPIVLEGYPLPGDDRLQTLSVTPDPGVIEVNVQPTSSWGDLVQLTTTLFEDARQVGLTTEKFDLDGTHTGTGGGNHITLGGPTPQDSPLLRRPDLLRSMVTYWQHHPGLSYIFTGRFIGPTSQAPRVDEGLPGTLYELDIAFTELDEMLTDPTVEHDIAKAISADWRTDETLEERLERQRHSQPWLTDRLLRHLLTDLTGNTHRAEFCIDKLYNPDRRGGHAGLLEMRGFEMPPHERMSLLQALLVRGLLWRFAREPYRAPLVRWGTRLHDRYLLPAFAAADLWNVLDELNAALPISERFDLAWFESFLEFRFPILGEVQLGDVDLELRQGIEPWQVLGEEVTLSGTARYVDSSVERVQVASTGLIPERHLLMVNGVPLPLTPVIGHGWGVGSVGRSDALAAGVRYKAWSPPSSLHPTIGVHAPLRFDLVDKISGQSLGGFRYHVVHPGGRSFDTYPVNAVEAESRRAARFEPYQTSGHLEIPGVSDWGSAEYPVTLDLRRFERWHDVLEESI, encoded by the coding sequence GTGACGATCCGCATCGCCCTCAAGCATCAAACGACATACCGGTTCGATCGGCCGACCACCGTGAATCCGCACACCGTGCGGCTGCGACCGGCTCCGCACACCCGGACCCCGATCGAGGCCTATTCGCTGAGTGTGGTGCCCGGGGACCATTTCATCAACTGGCAGCAGGACCCGTTCGGCAACTACCTGGCCCGGCTGGTCTTCCCCGAGCCGGTCAACGAGCTTCAGTTCACCGTCGATCTGATCGCCGACATGACGGTCATCAATCCGTTCGACTTCTTCGTCGAGGAATACGCCGCCGAGATGGGCTGGAGCTACCCGGACGAGCTGGCCACCGATCTGCAGCCGTACCTGCATCAGGTGCCCGCCGAACTCGACTCGCCCGCCGATGGCGATCTGGTCGATCAGTGGATCGCCAGCCGGCTGCCCGAATCCCAGTGGCGAGATTGCGGACTGCGCACGGTCGATTTCCTGGTGCGGCTCAATGAGGCGGTGCGCGACGACGTCGCCTACACGACCCGGATGGAACCGGGAGTCCAGACACCCGGTTATACGCTGTCCCGGGCGATCGGATCGTGCCGTGACTCGGCCTGGCTCCTGGTGTCGATTCTGCGTCGCTTCGGTCTGGCCGCCCGGTTCGTCTCCGGCTACCTGGTGCAGTTGGCGGCCGACATGGAACCGGTGGACGGTCCGGCAGGCGTCAAACACGACTTCACCGATCTGCACGCCTGGGCAGAGGTCTATATCCCGGGTGCGGGCTGGGTCGGGCTGGACGCGACCAGCGGGCTGTTCGCCGGTGAGGGCCATATCCCCCTGTCCTGCACGCCCCACCCGTCGACCGCGGCCCCCATCACCGGCAGCACCGGGATCGCCGAGGTCGAGTTCAGCTTCAGCAACGAGGTCACCCGGATCCATGAGGACGTCCGGGTCACCAAGCCACTGAGCGATGACCAGTGGGATGCCATCGACACCCTCGGGCAGGTGGTCGACGCCGGCCTGGCGAACGAGGACATCGCGCTGACGATGGGTGGAGAGCCCACCTTTGTATCTGCGGCCGAGACCGCCAGCCCGCAGTGGAACTCTGCGGCCGATGGCCCAGAGAAACGCCAACTGGCCGCCAAGCTGACTGACAAGCTGCGGCAGCGCTGGGCCGACGGCGGGCTCGTGCATCACGGCCAGGGCAAGTGGTACCCGGATGAGCCGTTGCCGCGCTGGCAGATGACACTGGCCTGGCGCACCGACGGCGAGCCGATCTGGCATCACCCCGCTCTGCTGGTCAACCCGTGGACGAAGCCCTCCGCCACAGCCGGCACCGATGCGCTGGCTCATCAGATCGCCGCCCGGCTGGGTATCGCGGACGAATTCGTGCTGCCCGTCTACGAGGACACCGTGCAGGCGGCGGTGTCGGCGGCCCAGCTGCCGTGGGGTCCGCGTCCCGACATCGACCCCGACCCCTCGGATGAGCTGCTGGCGAACGAGCACGCCCGCCAGCAGCTGGTCGATCGGCTCGATGACGCCGCCACCGAACCCGCCGGCTGGGTGATCCCGGTCTTCGTCGACCCCGACGATCCGGACGGCGGAAGCTGGGCGACCACCCGCTGGCGTCCGCGTCGACGGGCGATCTTCCTCACCGCCGGCAGCTCCCCCATCGGGTTGCGGCTGCCGCTGAACGCGCTCGCCTGGGGAGCGGCGCCCGATATCGTCCGCAATGCCGATGGCGATGCCACACGGCCGCTGCCGGACGGGCACCAGACCAGCGTGAAACCGGCCAGAGAGCTACCGATCGAATCTGCACCACGCACCGCTTTGGCTATCGAGGAACGCGACGGTCATCTCTTCTGCTTCCTGCCGCCGATCGACCGGCTGGACGATGCGCTGCGGCTGATCGCGACCATCGAGGACGCTTGCGCTGCGCTGCAGACCCCGATCGTCCTGGAGGGGTACCCCCTGCCCGGCGACGATCGCCTGCAGACTCTGAGCGTCACCCCCGACCCCGGGGTCATCGAAGTGAATGTGCAGCCCACCAGCTCGTGGGGCGACCTCGTCCAGCTGACCACCACATTGTTCGAAGACGCCCGGCAGGTGGGCCTGACCACCGAGAAGTTCGATCTGGACGGCACCCACACCGGCACTGGCGGCGGAAACCACATCACCTTGGGTGGTCCCACGCCGCAGGACTCCCCGCTGCTGCGCCGTCCCGACCTGCTGCGTTCCATGGTCACCTACTGGCAGCATCATCCCGGGCTGTCGTACATCTTCACCGGCCGCTTCATCGGGCCCACCAGCCAGGCCCCGCGGGTCGACGAGGGGCTGCCGGGCACGCTCTACGAGCTCGACATCGCCTTCACCGAGCTGGACGAGATGCTGACCGACCCGACCGTGGAGCACGACATCGCGAAAGCGATCTCCGCGGACTGGAGAACGGACGAAACGCTGGAGGAGCGACTGGAACGGCAGCGTCACTCGCAGCCCTGGCTGACCGACCGGCTGCTGCGTCATCTGCTGACCGATCTGACAGGCAACACGCACCGCGCAGAGTTCTGCATCGACAAGCTGTACAACCCCGACCGGCGCGGCGGACATGCCGGCCTGCTCGAGATGCGCGGTTTCGAGATGCCACCCCACGAGCGGATGTCGTTGCTGCAGGCGCTGCTGGTGCGCGGACTGCTGTGGCGATTCGCGCGAGAGCCGTACCGCGCGCCGCTGGTGCGGTGGGGCACCCGGCTGCACGACCGCTATCTGCTGCCAGCCTTCGCGGCCGCCGACCTGTGGAACGTGCTCGACGAGCTCAACGCCGCACTGCCCATCAGCGAGCGCTTCGACCTCGCCTGGTTCGAGTCGTTCCTGGAGTTCCGGTTCCCCATCCTGGGCGAGGTGCAGCTGGGCGATGTCGACCTGGAGTTGCGCCAAGGCATCGAGCCCTGGCAGGTGCTCGGTGAAGAGGTCACCCTCAGCGGCACTGCCCGCTATGTCGATTCCTCGGTGGAGCGCGTGCAGGTGGCGTCCACCGGCCTGATTCCGGAACGCCATCTGCTGATGGTCAACGGCGTGCCGCTGCCGCTGACCCCGGTGATCGGGCACGGCTGGGGCGTCGGGTCGGTCGGACGTTCCGACGCGCTGGCGGCCGGCGTGCGCTACAAGGCGTGGTCTCCGCCGTCCTCGCTGCACCCGACCATCGGCGTACACGCCCCGCTGCGTTTCGATCTGGTCGACAAGATCAGTGGCCAATCGCTGGGCGGTTTCCGCTATCACGTGGTGCATCCCGGTGGCCGCAGCTTCGACACCTATCCGGTGAATGCGGTCGAGGCCGAATCACGGCGGGCCGCCCGGTTCGAGCCCTACCAGACATCGGGACACCTCGAGATACCCGGCGTGTCGGATTGGGGTAGCGCCGAGTACCCGGTGACATTGGATCTACGCCGATTCGAACGTTGGCACGACGTGCTGGAAGAGAGCATCTAA
- a CDS encoding amino acid ABC transporter ATP-binding protein, with protein sequence MIEVTDLHKSFGSNEVLKGISTTINQGEVVAVIGPSGSGKSTFLRCLNLLEEVTSGKVIVEGRDLTDKNTDINQVRQKIGMVFQHFNLFPHQTVAENIMLAPSMLKKLSKTEARSRAESLLAQVKLSEKIDARPAQLSGGQKQRVAIARALAMDPDIMLFDEPTSALDPEMVGEVLDVMKALAAAGMTMVVVTHEMGFAREVSDRLLFMADGRVVEEGDPREVLANPQNDRTKDFLAKVL encoded by the coding sequence ATGATCGAGGTCACCGATCTCCACAAGTCGTTCGGTTCGAACGAGGTCCTCAAGGGCATCTCCACCACTATCAACCAAGGTGAGGTCGTCGCCGTGATCGGGCCGTCGGGCTCCGGCAAGTCCACCTTCTTGCGCTGCCTGAATCTCTTGGAAGAAGTGACATCGGGCAAGGTCATCGTCGAAGGTCGTGATCTCACCGACAAGAACACCGACATCAACCAGGTGCGCCAGAAGATCGGCATGGTCTTCCAGCATTTCAACCTCTTCCCGCACCAGACGGTGGCCGAGAACATCATGCTGGCTCCCAGCATGCTGAAGAAGCTGTCCAAGACCGAGGCGAGGAGCCGTGCCGAATCCCTGCTGGCACAGGTCAAGCTCTCCGAAAAGATCGATGCTCGACCCGCCCAGCTGTCGGGCGGCCAGAAGCAGCGCGTGGCCATTGCCAGGGCTCTGGCGATGGATCCCGACATCATGCTCTTCGACGAACCCACCTCCGCGCTGGATCCCGAGATGGTCGGTGAGGTGCTCGATGTCATGAAAGCACTGGCCGCGGCAGGCATGACGATGGTCGTGGTGACTCACGAGATGGGCTTCGCCCGCGAAGTCAGCGATCGGCTGTTGTTCATGGCCGACGGCAGGGTCGTCGAGGAGGGCGACCCGCGCGAGGTGCTCGCGAATCCGCAGAACGACCGGACCAAGGACTTCTTGGCCAAGGTGCTGTAG